The genomic interval TATTCGAACACTTTTTTTAGCGGATTCAGAACAAAAGCGATTTTCAGTGGAAAACTTACTATGGCTTGGTAATTTGTATACGACAATTTTAGTTGGTTTTGCACTCATTTATTTATTATTTGAGCTGCAAAATTATGCAGTTATATTAGATTTGGGCAATCGATTAGATGGGAATTTTTCAGAGCAATTAAAAACAGCTTTTTACTTTAGTGCGATGACGATGTTTTCAGTTGGTTATGGAGATATTAGTCCCATTGGGGTAGGGCGGATTATTGCAACGATTCAAGCATTTATCGGATATACGTTGCCAGCTGCTTTTGTCATTCGGACGGTGATTGAGATGGAACATTTTGATAGAAAGGATAAATGAAAGTTGTCTTTCTTATCATATTTGAGTACGATTACGATGAGAAAGAAAGATGGAGGTACATATCATGACAGTTCATATTGGTGAGAAAGCCCCTGATTTTCGCGTCCGTGATCATCGTGGAGAAATGGTTTCGTTAGCAGATTTTAAAGGTAAGCATGTTGTGTTATATTTTTATCCGAAAGATATGACACCTGGCTGTACAACAGAAGCGTGTGATTTTCGCGACCAGCATGAGCAGTTTGAACAATTAAATGCCGTGATTATTGGAGTAAGTCCGGATCCGGTTGAAAGACATGTAAAATTTATCGAAAAACACGGTCTCCCATTTATTTTATTAGCAGATGACCAGCATGAGGTAGCAGAGCTTTATGAAGTATGGAAGCTAAAGAAAAACTTCGGTAAAGAATATATGGGAATTGAACGTTCAACCTTCTTAATTGATAAAGAAGGGGTACTTGTGAAAGAATGGCGGAAAGTAAAAGTAAAAGGGCATGTAGAAGAAGCTCTTGAATATGTTCGAAGTTTAGGTGAATAGTCGGAGAAGGTATGCCTATTTTCAGTTGGAAAGGCTTTTGTCCAATTCAAAACAAGCGTAGATGAATATGCTTGTAGTAAGGGAATACCTCCTCACAAACTAGTTGCGCGGGACTTAGGTTCCCGTGTTTTTTTATTGTATAAAAGACTATAAATGAATAAGAAGAGTGAAAGGAGAATGAGCAAGATGCTTATTGTTTCAACCATTACACCATCAGAAGAAATTCAACAGCATATTGAGCAAGCGTTTCTTAATGTAACATTCAAATATGAAGAGGTATGGAACGACAAAAGCTTGGCTGAAGCGGAAGTGCTGATTACATATGGAGAGGACTTAACCGATGAGCATATTGAAAAAGCAAAGAAGCTTAAATGGATTATGGTGATGAGCGCAGGTTTGGAGAAAATGCCTTTTAAGTCAATTGAAGAGCGTGGAATTCTTGTCACTAATGCTAGAGGCATTCATAAAATTCCTATGGCTGAGTATACATTTGGAATGATGCTGCAATATGAAAAAAGACTAAAACAATTAATTCAGCAAGAGCGTGATGAAAATTGGCAGAGCAGTATCGTAATGGGAGAATTACATGGTAAATCAATGCTTATTCTTGGTACAGGGGCGATTGGTGGAGAGATTGCTCGATTAGCTAAAGCATTTGGAATGACAACACTAGGTATTAATCGCAGTGGTCAGGGTGTTGAGCATATTGATACTCTTTATAAAATGGAAGAATTACTGGCTGTTTTACCTCAAGCTGATTACATCGTTTCAGTGTTACCGAGCACGAAAGAGACACGGTATATCTTAATGGAGAAACATTTTCAGGCAATGAAGAGCAGTACTGTGTTTATCAATATCGGTCGGGGGGATCTCGTTAAAGAATCCGTTTTACTTCAAGCGTTAGAGAAACAGGAAATTACACATGCTATTTTGGATGTGTTTGAATCTGAGCCGCTTCCACGGAATCATCCTTATTGGAATATGGAAAATGTTACAGTAACTCCCCATTCATCAAGTCAAAGTGATCAATATCTGCCGCGCTGTTTCGTGATATTCGAGAAAAATTTACAAGAGTATGTATCAAATGGTAAACAATATATCAATGTCATTGATATAAACAGAGGATATTAAAAAGCTTTGTATAAAAAACTAATAAAAAGCGATGAATCCTCGTATAATGGAGTATATTTAGTAGTAGAAATATTGACAAAATAAGTCGATAACAGGTACACTATTTATAAATATTATAATTTAATAATTTATACTTAATTAGAAAAAGAGGTGTATGGCGGTGTCTGAAATTCAATTAAAAGAAGCTTTAGATTCCTTGAAAGATACCGGTGTTAGAATAACTCCTCAAAGACATGCGATACTGGAATATTTAATAAACTCCATGTCTCATCCAACAGCAGATGATATTTACAAAGCGTTGGAAGGGAAATTTCCGAACATGAGTGTAGCTACTGTTTATAACAATCTTAGAGTATTTCGCGAAGTTGGATTGGTGAAAGAACTAACCTATGGTGATTCTTCTGCAAGATTTGATTTTGTGACAACGAATCATTATCATGTTATTTGCCAAAGTTGCGGAAAGATTGTGGACTTTGATTATCCTGCATTGGATGAAGTTGAACATTTTGCTGCTCAGGTTACAGGATTTAAAGTGAATGAACACCGGATGGAAATTTACGGACAATGTCCAGATTGTTCGAAAAAAGAAGCACATTAAAAAAGTTCCACCTTTTTGGTTGGAACTTTTTTCTTTTATAGCTGCCTTTGATTATATTTTTTGTTGAATGTCTTGCCTTCCAAGCTTTTGTCTAGTGTGAGTGCTTCATTACAGTGCATACATATGTCCACTCGTCCTAAAATTTTAGTAGGCTTCTGGCAGCTTGGACAAAGAACTTGGACTGTTTTAGTAGATAACATTCCAATCCAAAGATAAACACCTGTACTTGCCATAATGCATAAAAGACCGAGAAGCATAAAGATTGTCATCACAATCGGATGTGATTTGAAGATAATACCGAGGTACATAACAAGGAAACCGATGAAAATCAAACTTAATGCAAATGTTCTGATTTTATTGATTTTACTAGAATATTTAGCCATGGTAGTCCCTCCTGAAACAACTATATCACAGATGGTTTATGGAAAAAAATGAAAAATATTTTCAGGTCAAGAAAGAAATCATATCTATATTAGGATTTAGCAGGATTATGAAGAGTTTTGTAGAAATTTAAAAAATGGCTTTGTTATAATTAAGTTTTTCGGACGCGGCTCACTTTGTGCAAAGTGAGCTAAAATCACGTTTAAATTTAATAACAGTGCCTAAATAAAGCTTTTGGAGGAAGAGAAGATGGAGGATATCCTTCGCCCTATTTATCAAGAACGTGCTAGTTTGCAATCCACTCTTGGAATTTTATTAATTGAAAAAAGTGAAGATGCTAGTTTGATTACAGATACATTTGATTACATCCTATTTGTAATTGTAAATGAAGCAGAAGATTCAGTATTTGTTAAACACTATATGTATAAAGAGAAAAAAGCTGCCCTGCACGTTGTTCAGGAAGAGCAATTAAAAAAGTGGCTTCTTTTAGGCACGAATCGAAAAGTTGTGAATTGGATTCAAGAAGGTAAGATATTGTTTGATCGTAATGAATACTTAAAACAACTTAAAACGGAAATTCGAGAGTTTCCTTTTTATGGTCGGAAATTAAAGAAAGGTTTGGAATTTGCGAAGTTAATCCGTCGCTATACAGATGGTAGAGCATTGTTTGAGAATGGGCATTTTCTAGACGCGTTTAATCATATTGTTCATTCCCTTCATCATTTAGCACGTTTAGAAGTCATTGAACAAGGATTTTATCCAGAAGCAACAGTATGGAATCAAGTAAAACTTATTGAACCAGAAATTTATAAATTGTATAAAGAATTAGTCAGCAGTGAAGAAACATTAGAAAAAAGATTAGAGCTTTTATTTTTAGCTAGTGAATTTTTAATTCATTCTCGAATAAGTATTGGTTCACAGCACTTGTTTGAAATCATGGAAACGAAAGAAGAGCCGTGGACGATTGCTGAACTAATGAATCATCCGGAGCTTATACACTATACAGTGGATTTAAGTGTGTTAGTTGAATACTTAATAGAAAAGCATGTTATACAATCCGTTAAAGTAGAAACAAAAGGGCAGGGAGTTTTTCATAGATATTATCAAACATAATTTTTTTAAAAAAATTATGTTTGATATTGACGGTAAACAAAGAGTGTGATATATTAATAAACGTCGCTGAGAAACATCACGTTTCGAGGTGAAGGTTAAAAAATAAAAAAACATATTGACGAGTAAGAAGTTAATGTGGTAAGATATAAAAGTCGCTTGAGAAATAAGTGATGCTAAATTGCTCTTTGAAAACTGAACAAAACAAAGCGCCAACGTTAATTTTTAAAGTGAGCACACACTATAAAAAAAGTGCAGCATGAGCAAGTCAAATTCTATCGGAGAGTTTGATCCTGGCTCAGGACGAACGCTGGCGGCGTGCCTAATACATGCAAGTCGAGCGAATCAATGGGAGCTTGCTCCCTGAGATTAGCGGCGGACGGGTGAGTAACACGTGGGTAACCTGCCTGTAAGACTGGGATAACTTCGGGAAACCGGAGCTAATACCGGATACTTTCTTTTCTCGCATGAGAGAAGATGGAAAGATGGTTCTGCTATCACTTACAGATGGACCCGCGGCGCATTAGCTAGTTGGTGAGGTAACGGCTCACCAAGGCGACGATGCGTAGCCGACCTGAGAGGGTGATCGGCCACACTGGGACTGAGACACGGCCCAGACTCCTACGGGAGGCAGCAGTAGGGAATCTTCCGCAATGGACGAAAGTCTGACGGAGCAACGCCGCGTGAGCGAAGAAGGCCTTCGGGTCGTAAAGCTCTGTTGTTAGGGAAGAACAAGTACGAGAGTAACTGCTCGTACCTTGACGGTACCTAACCAGAAAGCCACGGCTAACTACGTGCCAGCAGCCGCGGTAATACGTAGGTGGCAAGCGTTGTCCGGAATTATTGGGCGTAAAGCGCGCGCAGGCGGTCCTTTAAGTCTGATGTGAAAGCCCACGGCTCAACCGTGGAGGGTCATTGGAAACTGGGGGGCTTGAGTGCAGAAGAGGAGAGTGGAATTCCACGTGTAGCGGTGAAATGCGTAGAGATGTGGAGGAACACCAGTGGCGAAGGCGACTCTCTGGTCTGTAACTGACGCTGAGGCGCGAAAGCGTGGGGAGCAAACAGGATTAGATACCCTGGTAGTCCACGCCGTAAACGATGAGTGCTAAGTGTTAGAGGGTTTCCGCCCTTTAGTGCTGCAGCTAACGCATTAAGCACTCCGCCTGGGGAGTACGGCCGCAAGGCTGAAACTCAAAGGAATTGACGGGGGCCCGCACAAGCGGTGGAGCATGTGGTTTAATTCG from Peribacillus asahii carries:
- a CDS encoding potassium channel family protein, which produces MMFYVLVVGVVFCMTMSIRTLFLADSEQKRFSVENLLWLGNLYTTILVGFALIYLLFELQNYAVILDLGNRLDGNFSEQLKTAFYFSAMTMFSVGYGDISPIGVGRIIATIQAFIGYTLPAAFVIRTVIEMEHFDRKDK
- the bcp gene encoding thioredoxin-dependent thiol peroxidase, which gives rise to MTVHIGEKAPDFRVRDHRGEMVSLADFKGKHVVLYFYPKDMTPGCTTEACDFRDQHEQFEQLNAVIIGVSPDPVERHVKFIEKHGLPFILLADDQHEVAELYEVWKLKKNFGKEYMGIERSTFLIDKEGVLVKEWRKVKVKGHVEEALEYVRSLGE
- a CDS encoding D-2-hydroxyacid dehydrogenase, with product MLIVSTITPSEEIQQHIEQAFLNVTFKYEEVWNDKSLAEAEVLITYGEDLTDEHIEKAKKLKWIMVMSAGLEKMPFKSIEERGILVTNARGIHKIPMAEYTFGMMLQYEKRLKQLIQQERDENWQSSIVMGELHGKSMLILGTGAIGGEIARLAKAFGMTTLGINRSGQGVEHIDTLYKMEELLAVLPQADYIVSVLPSTKETRYILMEKHFQAMKSSTVFINIGRGDLVKESVLLQALEKQEITHAILDVFESEPLPRNHPYWNMENVTVTPHSSSQSDQYLPRCFVIFEKNLQEYVSNGKQYINVIDINRGY
- the perR gene encoding peroxide-responsive transcriptional repressor PerR, whose amino-acid sequence is MAVSEIQLKEALDSLKDTGVRITPQRHAILEYLINSMSHPTADDIYKALEGKFPNMSVATVYNNLRVFREVGLVKELTYGDSSARFDFVTTNHYHVICQSCGKIVDFDYPALDEVEHFAAQVTGFKVNEHRMEIYGQCPDCSKKEAH
- a CDS encoding YgzB family protein, which produces MAKYSSKINKIRTFALSLIFIGFLVMYLGIIFKSHPIVMTIFMLLGLLCIMASTGVYLWIGMLSTKTVQVLCPSCQKPTKILGRVDICMHCNEALTLDKSLEGKTFNKKYNQRQL
- a CDS encoding nucleotidyltransferase-like protein — protein: MEDILRPIYQERASLQSTLGILLIEKSEDASLITDTFDYILFVIVNEAEDSVFVKHYMYKEKKAALHVVQEEQLKKWLLLGTNRKVVNWIQEGKILFDRNEYLKQLKTEIREFPFYGRKLKKGLEFAKLIRRYTDGRALFENGHFLDAFNHIVHSLHHLARLEVIEQGFYPEATVWNQVKLIEPEIYKLYKELVSSEETLEKRLELLFLASEFLIHSRISIGSQHLFEIMETKEEPWTIAELMNHPELIHYTVDLSVLVEYLIEKHVIQSVKVETKGQGVFHRYYQT